In the Devosia sp. SL43 genome, one interval contains:
- the gatB gene encoding Asp-tRNA(Asn)/Glu-tRNA(Gln) amidotransferase subunit GatB, translating into MTLIDTRTPNPKSFIAGSTGDWEVIIGMEVHAQVTSESKLFSGSSTEFGNPPNSNVSFVDAAMPGMLPTINEECVRQAVRTGLGLKAQINKRSVFDRKNYFYPDLPQGYQISQFKDPIVGEGIVLLDMPEGQIEIGIERLHLEQDAGKSIHDQHPNMSFVDLNRSGVALMEIVSKPDLRSSEEAKEYLGKLRTILRYLGTCDGNMEQGSMRADVNVSVRKPGGEFGTRCEIKNVNSIRFAGQAIEYEARRQIDILEDGGSIDQETRLYDPKTGETRSMRSKEEAHDYRYFPDPDLLPLEFDDAFVAKLAEGLPELPDEKKARFVADYGVTAYDAMVLTLDRETADYYESCVAFGGNKRDGKAVANILNADVAAFANSQGLAVWETHLKPSQIAGIVDLVAAGTISSKGAKDLLQVIIAEEPEGEPAEIVERRGMKQVTDMGAIEAIVDEIIAANPDQVAKVLAKPTMIGWFVGQAMKASGGKANPQALNDLMKKKLGIE; encoded by the coding sequence TTGACCCTCATCGACACGCGCACGCCCAATCCCAAGAGCTTCATCGCTGGCTCGACCGGTGACTGGGAAGTCATCATCGGCATGGAAGTTCACGCGCAGGTGACGTCCGAGAGCAAGCTGTTCTCCGGCTCGTCGACCGAGTTCGGCAATCCGCCCAATTCCAACGTTTCTTTCGTCGATGCGGCCATGCCCGGCATGCTGCCCACCATCAACGAGGAATGCGTGCGCCAGGCCGTGCGGACGGGGCTGGGCCTCAAGGCGCAGATCAACAAGCGCAGCGTGTTCGATCGCAAGAACTACTTCTATCCGGACCTGCCGCAGGGCTACCAGATCAGCCAGTTCAAGGACCCGATCGTCGGCGAGGGCATCGTGCTGCTCGACATGCCCGAAGGGCAGATCGAAATCGGCATCGAGCGCCTTCACCTCGAACAGGATGCCGGCAAGTCGATCCACGACCAGCACCCGAACATGAGCTTCGTCGACCTCAACCGTTCCGGCGTGGCGCTGATGGAAATCGTCAGCAAGCCCGATCTGCGCTCGTCCGAGGAAGCCAAGGAATATCTGGGTAAGCTTCGCACCATCCTGCGCTACCTAGGCACCTGTGACGGCAACATGGAGCAGGGCTCCATGCGCGCCGACGTCAATGTCTCGGTCCGCAAACCGGGCGGTGAATTTGGTACGCGCTGCGAGATCAAGAACGTCAACTCGATCCGTTTTGCCGGTCAGGCCATCGAATACGAAGCTCGCCGCCAGATCGATATCCTCGAAGATGGCGGCAGCATCGACCAGGAAACTCGCCTCTACGATCCCAAGACCGGCGAAACGCGCTCGATGCGCTCCAAGGAAGAAGCGCATGACTATCGCTACTTCCCCGATCCGGACCTGCTGCCACTCGAATTCGACGACGCGTTTGTTGCCAAACTGGCAGAGGGCCTGCCGGAACTGCCGGACGAGAAGAAGGCCCGCTTCGTTGCCGACTACGGCGTCACCGCCTACGACGCCATGGTGCTGACGCTCGATCGCGAAACGGCGGATTATTACGAGTCCTGCGTCGCCTTCGGCGGCAACAAGCGCGACGGCAAGGCCGTGGCCAACATCCTCAATGCCGACGTGGCGGCCTTTGCCAACAGCCAGGGCCTGGCTGTGTGGGAAACGCACCTCAAGCCGAGCCAGATCGCTGGCATCGTCGACCTCGTTGCCGCGGGGACGATTTCGTCCAAGGGCGCCAAGGACCTGCTGCAGGTGATCATCGCTGAGGAGCCCGAGGGCGAGCCGGCAGAGATCGTCGAGCGTCGCGGCATGAAGCAGGTGACCGACATGGGCGCCATCGAGGCCATTGTCGACGAGATCATCGCCGCTAATCCCGACCAGGTTGCCAAGGTTCTGGCCAAGCCGACCATGATCGGCTGGTTCGTTGGCCAGGCCATGAAAGCCTCTGGCGGCAAGGCCAACCCACAGGCGCTGAACGACCTGATGAAGAAGAAACTCGGCATCGAGTAG
- the purN gene encoding phosphoribosylglycinamide formyltransferase — MQALIEAAKASDYPAEIVGVFSNRAAAPGLAIAASHGIATASLAQSKFPSRDMFEDVMTQTLESWDAEIVCFAGFMRILGNDFIDHWLGRMINIHPSLLPLYKGLHPHQQALDDGAVEHGCSVHFVTHGMDEGPVILQAKVPVLPGDDAESLAARTLVAEHQLYPEALRMLAAGEINYA; from the coding sequence ATGCAAGCCCTGATCGAGGCCGCCAAGGCATCCGACTATCCGGCAGAGATCGTTGGTGTCTTCTCCAACAGGGCCGCTGCACCGGGCCTGGCCATTGCTGCCAGTCATGGCATCGCCACAGCCTCCCTCGCCCAGAGCAAATTCCCCAGCCGCGACATGTTCGAGGATGTCATGACCCAGACGCTGGAGAGCTGGGACGCCGAGATCGTCTGCTTTGCCGGTTTCATGCGCATTCTGGGCAATGACTTCATCGACCACTGGCTGGGTCGGATGATCAACATCCACCCCTCGCTGCTGCCGCTCTACAAGGGCCTGCACCCGCATCAGCAGGCGCTTGACGATGGCGCCGTCGAACACGGCTGCTCGGTGCACTTCGTGACGCATGGCATGGACGAAGGCCCGGTAATCCTGCAGGCCAAGGTGCCTGTCCTTCCCGGTGACGATGCAGAATCTCTGGCCGCGCGGACGCTGGTCGCGGAGCATCAGCTTTATCCCGAGGCCCTGCGGATGCTGGCCGCGGGCGAGATCAACTACGCCTGA
- a CDS encoding DMT family transporter has product MDRRDWFWIIFLGAIWGCSFIFNAVLIREIGPLWVTSFRVGIGAVGCWAVMVALRKPIPRHPVLWLKLGALGVLAYAIPFALFPLAQANLASGVAAIINALTPIMTVIVSHFWVGGEKASRIKSAGVAVGFVGAAILASPALTSGGQSQLWAVGACLLATLCYALSLNITRSFKAIEPTALAAIALTGAAIVAIPVAFITEGTPIMVRPETWLAAAAIGLVSTAFTFQIMYRILPRVGATNFATTTFIAPISAVILGVTILRETVLPIQILGMFVIFAGLLLIDGRIGKLWRRAAA; this is encoded by the coding sequence ATGGATCGTCGCGACTGGTTCTGGATCATCTTTCTTGGCGCCATCTGGGGCTGCTCGTTCATCTTCAATGCCGTGCTGATCCGCGAGATCGGGCCGCTCTGGGTCACCTCCTTTCGCGTCGGCATCGGTGCGGTCGGCTGCTGGGCGGTCATGGTGGCGCTGCGCAAGCCCATCCCGCGCCATCCAGTGCTGTGGCTCAAGCTCGGCGCGCTGGGCGTCTTGGCCTATGCCATCCCCTTTGCGCTGTTCCCGCTGGCCCAGGCCAACCTCGCCAGCGGCGTCGCCGCGATCATCAATGCCCTGACCCCGATCATGACCGTTATCGTCAGTCATTTCTGGGTCGGCGGCGAGAAGGCCAGCCGCATCAAGAGTGCCGGTGTCGCGGTCGGCTTTGTCGGCGCTGCGATTCTCGCTTCGCCCGCGCTGACCTCGGGTGGACAGTCGCAGCTCTGGGCCGTCGGTGCGTGCCTGCTGGCGACTCTCTGCTACGCCCTATCGCTCAACATCACCCGCAGCTTCAAGGCGATCGAGCCCACCGCCCTAGCCGCAATCGCGCTGACCGGGGCGGCTATCGTGGCCATTCCGGTCGCCTTCATCACCGAAGGTACGCCGATCATGGTGCGCCCGGAAACCTGGCTGGCCGCCGCTGCCATTGGCCTGGTGTCGACCGCCTTCACGTTCCAGATCATGTACCGCATCCTGCCGCGCGTCGGCGCCACCAACTTTGCCACGACCACCTTCATCGCCCCGATCTCGGCGGTCATCCTCGGCGTGACGATCCTGCGGGAAACCGTGCTGCCGATCCAGATCCTGGGGATGTTCGTGATCTTTGCCGGCCTGCTGCTGATCGACGGCCGTATCGGCAAGCTCTGGCGCCGCGCCGCAGCCTGA
- the gatC gene encoding Asp-tRNA(Asn)/Glu-tRNA(Gln) amidotransferase subunit GatC, protein MSVDATTVKRIGRLARIRIEEGEVAAYQEELNAILGFVEQLGEVNVDGVEPMTSVTPMTLRRRDDVISDGGYPEQIVSNAPLSEDNFFMVPKVIE, encoded by the coding sequence ATGTCCGTCGACGCCACCACCGTAAAGCGCATTGGTCGCCTGGCGCGCATTCGCATCGAAGAGGGCGAAGTTGCTGCCTACCAGGAAGAGCTCAATGCCATCCTGGGCTTCGTCGAACAGCTGGGTGAGGTCAATGTCGATGGCGTCGAGCCGATGACGTCGGTGACGCCGATGACGCTGCGCCGCCGCGACGACGTCATTTCTGATGGCGGCTACCCCGAACAGATCGTCAGCAATGCGCCGCTGAGCGAAGACAACTTCTTCATGGTCCCCAAGGTGATCGAATAG
- the gatA gene encoding Asp-tRNA(Asn)/Glu-tRNA(Gln) amidotransferase subunit GatA yields MTELTKLSLADARKGLTAKSFTATELTGAYLSAIEKANPSLNAYVAVTGDQALTMAKASDEKLAKGQGGSLEGIPLGIKDLFGTKGVHTQAASHILDGFKPEYESTVTSNLWRDGAVMLGKLNMDEFAMGSSNETSYYGPVINPFRAEGSNANLVPGGSSGGSAAAVSAWLCAGATATDTGGSIRQPAAFTGTVGIKPTYGRCSRWGVVAFASSLDQAGPIARTVEDAAIMMTSMSGFDPKDSTSVDLAVPDFAAAVERGVKGLTIGVPREYRMDGMPDEIEKLWSQGLEWLRAEGATVKDISLPHTKYALPAYYIVAPAEASSNLARYDGVKYGLRVSGKDITDMYELTRAAGFGREVKRRIMIGTYVLSAGYFDAYYVKAQKVRTLIKKDFEDAFNAGVDAVLTPATPSAAFGVGDEALAADPVAMYLNDVFTVTVNMAGLPGIAVPAGKDAKGLPLGLQLIGKPFDEETLFAAARVIEKAAGGDFAPKAWW; encoded by the coding sequence TTGACCGAACTGACGAAACTGAGCCTGGCCGATGCCCGCAAGGGCCTCACCGCCAAGAGCTTCACCGCCACCGAACTGACCGGCGCCTATCTCTCGGCGATCGAAAAGGCCAATCCCAGCCTCAACGCCTACGTGGCGGTGACTGGAGACCAGGCACTAACAATGGCCAAGGCCAGTGACGAAAAGCTGGCCAAGGGGCAGGGCGGTTCGCTCGAAGGCATTCCGCTCGGCATCAAGGACCTGTTCGGTACCAAGGGCGTCCATACCCAGGCTGCCAGCCACATCCTCGACGGCTTCAAGCCGGAATATGAGTCGACCGTTACGAGCAATCTCTGGCGCGACGGCGCCGTCATGCTGGGCAAGCTCAACATGGATGAGTTCGCCATGGGCTCGTCCAACGAGACCAGTTATTACGGCCCGGTTATCAACCCGTTCCGCGCCGAAGGCAGCAATGCCAACCTGGTGCCCGGCGGCTCGTCCGGCGGCTCGGCTGCGGCGGTTTCGGCTTGGCTCTGTGCTGGTGCCACGGCCACCGACACCGGTGGCTCGATCCGCCAGCCAGCGGCCTTCACCGGCACCGTCGGCATCAAGCCGACCTACGGCCGCTGCTCGCGCTGGGGCGTGGTGGCGTTCGCATCGTCGCTCGACCAGGCCGGGCCGATCGCCCGCACGGTGGAAGACGCGGCGATCATGATGACCTCGATGTCAGGCTTTGACCCCAAGGATTCGACCAGCGTCGATCTGGCAGTGCCGGATTTTGCGGCCGCTGTCGAACGCGGCGTCAAGGGCCTGACCATCGGCGTGCCGCGCGAATACCGCATGGACGGCATGCCCGACGAGATCGAAAAACTGTGGAGTCAGGGCCTCGAATGGCTCAGGGCCGAAGGCGCTACGGTCAAGGATATCAGCCTGCCGCACACCAAATATGCCCTGCCTGCCTACTACATCGTGGCTCCTGCCGAAGCCTCGTCCAACCTGGCGCGTTATGACGGCGTGAAGTATGGCCTGCGCGTATCCGGCAAGGATATCACCGACATGTACGAGCTCACCCGCGCTGCCGGTTTCGGCCGCGAGGTGAAGCGCCGCATCATGATCGGCACTTACGTGCTGTCGGCCGGCTATTTCGACGCCTACTACGTCAAGGCGCAGAAGGTACGGACGCTGATCAAGAAGGACTTCGAAGACGCCTTCAATGCCGGCGTCGACGCGGTGCTGACGCCCGCCACGCCGTCGGCCGCCTTCGGTGTCGGCGACGAGGCGCTCGCCGCCGATCCGGTTGCGATGTATCTCAACGACGTCTTCACCGTGACGGTCAACATGGCCGGTCTTCCGGGCATCGCTGTGCCTGCCGGCAAGGACGCCAAAGGGCTGCCGCTGGGCCTGCAGCTCATCGGCAAGCCCTTCGACGAAGAGACGCTGTTCGCAGCGGCGCGGGTTATCGAAAAAGCTGCTGGCGGGGATTTTGCGCCGAAGGCTTGGTGGTAG
- a CDS encoding AI-2E family transporter, which produces MLIWTAFLVVLILLLWLFRGILLPFVVGAALAYLLNPLVNQLQKWRFNRGWATAVVLLSVITIVVSLFFMFVPLIGQQIIGLIQRLPGYVTDLQELVVVWSPEINEWLGPERAAQLQASISGMASQALGFIATLPAELVNIGLTGAGVIGFTLLTPVVAFYLLLDWEGMVRGLQGLLPRDSRGEINQILNDIDKSMAGVIRGQGGVLLIDAAFYATALSLIGLNFGLAVGLIAGLLSFIPYVGFVVGFALSLGIAIVQFWPNYWMVVAVCGIFLGWQFIEGNILYPKLVGGSININPVWLMFALLAFGALFGFVGLLLAVPLAAIVGVLVRYGVAKYKASTLYLGQNGGPGGDANAA; this is translated from the coding sequence GTGCTGATCTGGACCGCGTTCCTCGTGGTGCTCATTCTGCTGCTGTGGCTGTTCCGCGGCATCCTGCTGCCATTCGTGGTCGGGGCGGCATTGGCTTACCTGCTCAACCCGCTGGTCAATCAGCTACAGAAATGGCGATTTAATCGCGGCTGGGCGACCGCGGTCGTGCTGCTGAGCGTCATCACCATCGTCGTCAGCCTGTTCTTCATGTTCGTTCCGTTGATCGGCCAGCAGATCATCGGCCTGATCCAGCGGCTGCCCGGCTATGTGACCGATTTGCAGGAACTGGTGGTCGTCTGGTCGCCAGAGATCAACGAATGGCTCGGACCCGAGCGCGCGGCGCAACTGCAAGCCAGCATCAGTGGCATGGCCAGCCAGGCGCTTGGCTTCATCGCTACGCTGCCGGCCGAACTGGTCAATATCGGGCTCACGGGGGCCGGCGTGATCGGCTTCACGCTCCTGACCCCCGTCGTCGCCTTCTACCTGCTGCTTGATTGGGAAGGCATGGTGCGCGGCCTGCAAGGCCTGCTGCCGCGCGACTCGCGTGGTGAAATAAACCAGATCCTCAACGACATCGACAAGTCGATGGCCGGTGTGATCCGCGGGCAGGGCGGTGTGCTGCTGATTGATGCGGCCTTCTACGCCACGGCGCTGAGCCTGATCGGTCTCAACTTCGGACTCGCCGTCGGCCTGATCGCCGGGCTGCTGAGCTTCATCCCCTATGTCGGCTTCGTGGTCGGCTTCGCACTGTCGCTCGGTATCGCCATCGTGCAGTTCTGGCCCAACTACTGGATGGTCGTGGCCGTCTGCGGCATTTTCCTGGGCTGGCAGTTCATCGAGGGCAATATCCTCTATCCCAAACTGGTCGGCGGCTCGATCAACATCAACCCGGTCTGGCTGATGTTCGCCTTGCTCGCCTTCGGCGCATTGTTCGGCTTTGTCGGCCTGCTGCTGGCCGTGCCGCTGGCCGCCATTGTCGGCGTGCTGGTGCGTTATGGCGTGGCCAAATACAAGGCCAGCACGCTCTATCTTGGGCAGAATGGTGGTCCCGGTGGCGACGCCAACGCAGCCTGA
- the ruvX gene encoding Holliday junction resolvase RuvX produces MASETPLTEDFANPLESIPPTGRIMGLDLGTKTIGVAISDGMRYSATPLEIIKRTKFTQDAIRLDELIAQNAIVAIILGLPLNMDGSEGPRVQSTRAFARSLAQRITLPIAFWDERLSTSAVTRMMIEADLRRDRRAEVVDKLAASYILQGALDRLRR; encoded by the coding sequence GTGGCAAGCGAGACCCCATTGACCGAAGACTTCGCCAATCCCCTCGAATCGATCCCGCCAACCGGCCGGATCATGGGCCTCGACCTCGGCACCAAGACCATTGGTGTCGCGATTTCGGATGGCATGCGCTATTCGGCGACGCCGCTCGAGATCATCAAGCGCACCAAGTTCACGCAGGATGCGATCCGGCTGGACGAGCTGATCGCGCAGAATGCCATCGTCGCCATCATTCTCGGGTTGCCGTTGAACATGGACGGATCGGAAGGCCCGCGCGTCCAGTCGACCCGGGCTTTCGCCCGCAGCCTGGCCCAGCGCATCACACTGCCCATCGCCTTCTGGGACGAGCGCCTCTCCACCAGCGCCGTGACCCGCATGATGATCGAGGCCGATTTGCGCCGCGATCGTCGCGCCGAAGTCGTCGACAAGCTGGCGGCCAGTTACATCCTGCAGGGCGCGCTCGACCGTCTTCGTCGTTGA
- a CDS encoding chorismate mutase has translation MTAPKPPAECQTKDDVRAEIDRVDQALLTLFAERHRYVTRMAQIKTDPHEAYDPVRIEAIIAKVRDRSLGLDLDEDQAELVWRTLIDWNINYEKGIIAARRRS, from the coding sequence GTGACCGCTCCCAAGCCGCCTGCCGAATGCCAAACCAAGGATGACGTCCGCGCCGAGATCGACCGGGTCGATCAGGCATTGCTCACCCTGTTTGCCGAGCGGCATCGCTATGTGACCCGCATGGCGCAGATCAAGACCGATCCGCACGAGGCCTATGACCCCGTGCGTATCGAGGCCATCATCGCCAAGGTCCGCGACCGCAGTTTGGGCCTTGATCTTGACGAGGATCAGGCCGAACTTGTGTGGCGGACCCTTATCGATTGGAACATCAATTACGAGAAGGGCATCATCGCGGCGCGGCGCCGCAGCTAG
- a CDS encoding YjhX family toxin: MDISRDEQRVLHALAQGGRIALLKNDAGKITGLEFFNREGWLMSNCSLALFRKLKAKKAIKSSGGQPYRITRRGLELVRSEYDNR; encoded by the coding sequence ATGGACATTTCCCGAGACGAACAGCGGGTGCTGCACGCACTCGCGCAGGGCGGCCGCATTGCGCTGCTCAAAAACGACGCCGGTAAGATCACCGGTCTCGAATTCTTCAACCGCGAAGGCTGGCTGATGAGCAATTGCAGCCTGGCGCTGTTTAGGAAGCTCAAAGCCAAGAAGGCGATCAAGTCGTCCGGCGGCCAGCCGTACCGTATTACAAGGCGCGGTCTCGAGCTGGTGCGGAGCGAGTATGACAATCGGTAG
- a CDS encoding DUF998 domain-containing protein — MTNQIRLGAVFWLLTVEFFIAQYLAQQAWPAYSMIHEDISNLGLTACGDLIPDGGVPHCSPLHWVFNGGMVLNGVLVVLGVWFTRTLWPRGAMTTAALWLLAVGGGDGSMLVGLFPLNVFLPLHMVGAILALFVAGFGMLAMGTVLWRDYRAFATYTLATGAVTLLAFILYALEIYLGLGRGVMERIAAWPHTIWYMVAGALILRGYFRPSAS, encoded by the coding sequence ATGACCAACCAGATTCGCCTCGGTGCCGTGTTCTGGCTGCTGACCGTCGAGTTTTTCATTGCCCAGTATCTCGCCCAGCAGGCGTGGCCCGCTTATTCGATGATCCACGAGGATATCAGCAATCTCGGCCTCACAGCGTGTGGGGACCTGATTCCGGACGGCGGGGTCCCGCACTGTTCGCCGCTGCATTGGGTCTTCAACGGCGGCATGGTGCTGAACGGTGTGCTGGTCGTGCTCGGCGTCTGGTTCACCCGCACGCTTTGGCCGCGCGGCGCGATGACGACGGCTGCGCTATGGCTGCTGGCCGTTGGCGGCGGCGATGGCAGCATGCTTGTCGGGCTGTTTCCGCTGAACGTCTTCCTGCCACTGCATATGGTCGGCGCGATCCTGGCCCTCTTTGTGGCCGGCTTCGGCATGCTAGCTATGGGGACCGTGCTGTGGCGCGACTACCGGGCCTTCGCCACATACACACTGGCCACGGGCGCGGTCACCCTGCTGGCCTTCATTCTCTATGCACTCGAAATCTACCTGGGCCTGGGCCGCGGCGTCATGGAGCGCATCGCCGCCTGGCCGCACACCATCTGGTACATGGTGGCCGGCGCGCTGATCTTGCGGGGCTATTTCCGGCCTAGTGCTTCGTGA
- the purM gene encoding phosphoribosylformylglycinamidine cyclo-ligase, which translates to MSDPQNLTSNGLSYKQAGVDIDAGNALVEAIKPAVRSTRRPGADGEIGGFGGLFDLRAAGFTDPVLVAANDGVGTKLKIAIDTGNHSTIGQDLVAMCVNDIIVQGAEPLFFLDYFATGKLDVEQGTAIVSGIAEGCRIAGCALIGGETAEMPGMYHGKDYDLAGFAVGAAERGTLLPRPDIAAGDTLVAIASSGVHSNGYSLVRKIVELSGLDWFMDAPFQPGTALSEALLTPTRIYVKPLLSALKAGIGIKALAHITGGGFIDNIPRVLPDELAAHVDLNAVTVPKVFGWLAHVGGMTEREMLRTFNCGVGMLVAVAPDDAQTLVDHLNAAGEIASVVGSLTVRSGEPVTFEGKLAL; encoded by the coding sequence ATGTCCGATCCGCAAAACCTGACATCAAACGGGCTCTCATACAAGCAGGCCGGCGTCGACATCGATGCTGGTAATGCACTTGTAGAAGCGATCAAGCCGGCAGTTCGTTCCACGCGCCGACCCGGCGCCGATGGAGAAATCGGCGGCTTCGGCGGTCTGTTCGATCTCAGGGCGGCCGGCTTCACCGATCCTGTGCTGGTCGCGGCCAATGACGGCGTCGGCACGAAGCTCAAGATCGCCATCGATACGGGCAATCACTCGACCATCGGGCAGGACCTGGTGGCGATGTGCGTCAATGACATCATCGTGCAAGGCGCCGAGCCGCTGTTCTTCCTCGACTACTTCGCTACCGGCAAGCTGGACGTCGAACAGGGCACCGCCATCGTATCCGGCATTGCCGAAGGCTGCCGTATTGCCGGCTGCGCGCTGATTGGTGGCGAAACCGCCGAAATGCCAGGCATGTATCACGGCAAGGATTATGACCTGGCGGGCTTCGCGGTTGGCGCGGCCGAGCGCGGCACCCTCCTGCCCCGCCCCGATATCGCCGCAGGCGACACGCTGGTCGCCATCGCGTCGTCGGGCGTGCATTCGAACGGCTACTCCCTGGTACGCAAGATCGTCGAGCTCAGCGGTCTCGACTGGTTCATGGATGCGCCCTTCCAGCCGGGCACGGCTTTGTCCGAGGCCCTGCTGACGCCAACCCGCATCTATGTGAAGCCGCTGCTCTCGGCCCTCAAGGCCGGCATCGGCATCAAGGCGCTGGCCCATATCACCGGCGGTGGCTTCATCGACAATATTCCGCGCGTGCTGCCCGACGAATTGGCGGCACATGTCGATCTCAATGCCGTCACCGTGCCCAAGGTCTTCGGCTGGCTTGCCCATGTCGGCGGCATGACCGAGCGCGAAATGCTGCGCACCTTCAACTGCGGCGTCGGCATGCTGGTGGCCGTGGCGCCCGATGATGCGCAGACGCTGGTGGATCATCTCAATGCCGCCGGGGAAATCGCCTCGGTGGTTGGCTCGCTCACCGTGCGCAGCGGCGAACCTGTAACCTTCGAAGGCAAGCTGGCGCTGTGA
- a CDS encoding GNAT family N-acetyltransferase, which yields MSVTIAIETPLQDDVRDLVARLNDHLLPLSPLEFQFKMTVEQMAGSDTTLFVARDENGRAIGMGALKVHSPEMGEVKRMFTDPSVRGQRVGSRLLDAIVGLARDKGLSVVMLETGTGPGMAEAHRLYTRAGFAVRGPFLDYPDSEWSAFFEMPLQQEVGV from the coding sequence ATGAGCGTCACGATCGCCATCGAGACCCCGCTGCAGGATGACGTTCGCGACCTCGTGGCGCGGCTCAACGATCATCTGCTGCCGCTGTCGCCGCTCGAATTCCAGTTCAAGATGACCGTGGAGCAGATGGCTGGCAGCGATACGACGCTGTTTGTTGCCCGCGACGAGAATGGTCGCGCCATCGGCATGGGTGCCCTCAAGGTGCATTCGCCCGAAATGGGCGAGGTCAAGCGCATGTTCACCGACCCCTCCGTGCGCGGCCAGCGCGTCGGCTCGCGCCTGCTCGATGCCATTGTCGGCTTGGCGCGTGACAAGGGCCTGTCCGTCGTCATGCTCGAAACCGGCACTGGCCCCGGCATGGCCGAAGCCCATCGCCTCTATACCCGCGCCGGCTTTGCGGTCCGCGGTCCGTTCCTCGATTATCCAGATAGCGAATGGTCGGCATTCTTCGAAATGCCGTTGCAGCAGGAGGTTGGCGTATGA
- a CDS encoding GNAT family N-acetyltransferase: protein MPGISIRKAETSDARRLADIAYRAWESGIYPLLTEQAGVKEAEQRRLAQAVSETLSRIIVAEVDGIVVAWCSRSSRRAYIPFLFVMPELQGHGLGSMLLRRMESILELEGADRVHLETPADNVRAVRFYEKQGYRILALRPDGRAAHEPFMSVHLEKQLMPFEGDIDDED from the coding sequence ATGCCAGGCATTTCCATTCGCAAGGCGGAAACATCCGATGCCCGCCGCCTCGCCGATATCGCCTACCGCGCCTGGGAAAGCGGCATCTATCCGCTGCTGACCGAGCAGGCGGGTGTCAAGGAAGCCGAGCAGCGCCGGCTGGCACAAGCGGTGAGCGAGACGCTGAGCCGGATCATCGTAGCCGAGGTCGACGGCATTGTCGTCGCCTGGTGTTCGCGCTCGTCGCGGCGTGCCTATATTCCGTTCCTCTTCGTCATGCCGGAACTGCAGGGCCACGGCCTCGGCTCGATGCTGCTGCGGCGCATGGAATCGATACTGGAACTGGAAGGCGCCGACCGCGTGCATCTCGAAACGCCGGCCGACAACGTGCGGGCTGTGCGGTTCTACGAGAAACAAGGCTATCGAATCCTGGCGCTGCGGCCCGACGGCCGCGCGGCGCACGAGCCCTTCATGAGCGTGCACCTGGAAAAGCAGCTGATGCCGTTTGAGGGCGATATCGACGACGAGGATTAG